A window from Saccharomyces cerevisiae S288C chromosome XIII, complete sequence encodes these proteins:
- the GOT1 gene encoding Got1p (Homodimeric protein that is packaged into COPII vesicles; cycles between the ER and Golgi; involved in secretory transport but not directly required for aspects of transport assayed in vitro; may influence membrane composition): MWLTEAQKFGVAFTFGGFLFFLFGIFTFFDRALLALGNILFLIGVFLIIGSQKTYIFFTRPNKRRGSLFFLVGAFLILLKWTFLGFIIESLGIIGLFGDFFGVIVQFLRSMPIIGPILSHPAIAPIVDKLAGVRVLPV, translated from the exons ATGTGGCTCACAGAGGCTCAAA AATTTGGTGTGGCCTTCACTTTCGGCGgttttctcttctttttgtttggtatatttactttttttgatcgTGCCCTATTGGCCTTGGgcaatattttgtttttaattGGAGTATTCTTAATAATCGGTTCACAAAAGacatatattttttttaccagGCCAAACAAAAGGCGCGGTTCACTATTTTTCCTAGTTGGTGCCTTCTTAATACTGTTGAAATGGACATTTTTGGGCTTTATAATTGAATCTCTAGGTATTATAGGTCTCTttggtgatttttttggcgTCATCGTACAATTTTTGAGATCAATGCCCATAATTGGTCCCATACTTTCTCACCCAGCAATCGCTCCAATAGTAGATAAATTAGCGGGAGTTAGGGTTCTGCCAGTATAA
- the HER2 gene encoding glutamyl-tRNA(Gln) amidotransferase subunit HER2 (Subunit of the trimeric GatFAB AmidoTransferase(AdT) complex; involved in the formation of Q-tRNAQ; required for remodeling of ER caused by Hmg2p overexpression; similar to bacterial GatA glutamyl-tRNA amidotransferase), with the protein MPLKRSLKESIERLSSFQSKYNIFTSINPSPYSITNKKGTKETLTGCVASIKDNIVTKDFPTTCASHILENFKSPFDATVVKLLKQAGVHILGKTNLDEFGMGSGGVHSIRGPVINPLYPHEDKKIMGGSSSGAAASVACDLVDFALGTDTGGSVRLPACYGSVLGFKPSYGRLSRFGVIAYSQSLDTVGILSKKINVLRKVFHTLDKYDMKDPTSLSVELRELIEGNKKVRRPLKVGIVKEFSHESMPIGFHRLYLSLLEKLINLGLEIYPVSIPSVKNCLPIYYTLSPAEAASNLSRYDGIRYGYRDSELDIKDGILFAPTRSKFGTEVKNRIILGNYNLCSDAFKNNFIKAEKLRVNLIDEFDGIFRFPNVLTNSKGNPDGLDLLIVPTSSKLPGSIRDFEEEEAKSPANSYINDVFTVPMSLAGLPSLSMPLKEKTPIGLQVVGQYGDDSTVLDFVESIS; encoded by the coding sequence ATGCCACTGAAACGCTCCTTAAAAGAATCAATCGAAAGATTATCTAGTTTTCaatcaaaatataatattttcacTAGTATCAATCCATCTCCTTATTCAATcacaaataaaaaaggtacaaaagaaacattGACAGGTTGCGTTGCCAGTATCAAGGATAATATAGTTACAAAAGATTTTCCAACCACATGTGCCTCACATATACTTGAGAATTTCAAGTCTCCCTTCGATGCAACAGTAGTGAAACTATTAAAACAGGCAGGAGTGCATATCTTAGGCAAGACAAATTTAGATGAATTTGGAATGGGTTCTGGGGGAGTACATTCAATAAGAGGGCCCGTAATTAACCCTTTATATCCTCATGAGGACAAGAAGATCATGGGAGGTTCATCGTCTGGAGCCGCTGCAAGCGTTGCTTGCGATCTAGTCGATTTTGCCTTGGGAACAGATACTGGTGGCTCCGTTAGGCTCCCCGCATGCTATGGATCTGTTTTAGGATTCAAGCCGTCCTATGGACGGTTGTCAAGATTTGGCGTAATAGCGTATTCTCAATCTTTAGACACTGTTGGCATACTTAGCAAAAAGATAAACGTCTTGCGAAAAGTATTTCATACGCTCGATAAATATGACATGAAAGATCCCACTTCCTTAAGTGTGGAATTGCGTGAATTGATAGAAGGGAATAAAAAGGTTAGGAGACCTTTAAAGGTAGGAATTGTAAAGGAATTTAGCCATGAAAGTATGCCCATTGGGTTCCACAGATTATATTTATCCTTACTAGAAAAGCTGATAAATTTAGGGCTTGAAATATACCCTGTATCCATTCCATCTGTAAAAAACTGTTTACCGATTTATTATACGCTATCACCCGCTGAAGCGGCTTCCAATTTATCAAGGTATGATGGTATCAGATATGGATACAGAGATTCAGAACTCGATATAAAAGACGGTATTTTATTCGCACCTACTAGGTCCAAATTCGGAACAGAAGTTAAGAATAGAATCATTCTAGGTAATTATAATCTTTGTTCAGATGCATTTAAGAACAATTTTATTAAGGCAGAAAAGCTACGAGTTAATTTGATCGATGAATTTGACGGGATCTTCAGATTTCCAAATGTTTTAACTAATTCTAAGGGAAATCCAGACGGCCTAGATCTACTGATAGTTCCCACATCGTCCAAGCTTCCTGGATCCATAAGGGACTtcgaagaagaggaagcCAAATCTCCGGCTAACTCGTATATAAACGATGTCTTTACTGTCCCAATGTCATTGGCTGGACTACCAAGTTTATCAATGCCTTTAAAAGAGAAGACCCCGATTGGCTTACAGGTAGTAGGTCAATATGGTGATGATTCCACTGTGTTAGATTTTGTCGAGTCAATATCATAA
- the JNM1 gene encoding Jnm1p (Component of the yeast dynactin complex; consisting of Nip100p, Jnm1p, and Arp1p; required for proper nuclear migration and spindle partitioning during mitotic anaphase B): protein MNVIDLSDPAINVDYDSLIGIDNEESQEIFENEVKEDGQQEEQEEASSRKDGLIVEPGRDVESLRRAIRDQLLFKIHRQNQSDCADARKLSNDEEDESRQQKLERIREELEELKIENLTSEMQTEIKELCEIQSKLATESSSRLTNLRKKLLETYEGQDTVILPNIILDTSNIKRLQKLDQKISLMERFVGIPEALEAEEDRKSVHSKVNELYRSIQLLQGDDKAEGKLQKFRDRLVELNEEFENSLLGKKIQQDLRLKDDTVSKLVMPENKVKEINSMYSMFKQYQDSLPLLAERMKSLNKMNNRVIEVYETTKGLDSQITSIQEQGKVWLKALNELDKKFDEQEVKIRENMEQIRRKIDTLEDEALQRNSK from the coding sequence ATGAACGTCATAGATTTAAGTGATCCTGCCATCAATGTGGATTATGATAGCTTGATTGGCATTGACAATGAGGAATctcaagaaatttttgaaaatgaagtgAAGGAAGATGGACAACAAGAAGAGCAGGAAGAAGCAtcttcaagaaaagatGGGCTCATCGTTGAACCAGGGAGAGATGTTGAGAGTTTGAGAAGGGCTATTCGAGATCAGTTGCTTTTCAAGATACATAGACAAAACCAATCAGACTGTGCAGATGCGAGAAAGTTGAGTaacgatgaagaagatgaaagtCGGCAACAGAAATTAGAAAGAATAAGAGAAGAATTGGAGGAGttgaaaatagaaaatttaaCATCTGAAATGCAAACTGAAATCAAGGAATTGTGCGAAATTCAATCAAAATTGGCGACGGAATCATCTAGTAGATTGACAAATTTGAGGAAGAAGCTTCTCGAAACATATGAAGGCCAAGATACCGTCATATTGCCAAACATAATTCTTGATACGAGTAATATCAAAAGATTGCAAAAGTTAGATCAGAAAATATCCCTAATGGAACGTTTTGTTGGCATACCAGAAGCTTTGGAGGCAGAAGAAGATAGGAAATCGGTTCATAGTAAAGTCAATGAACTATATAGAAGTATTCAACTTTTACAAGGCGATGATAAGGCGGAAGGAAAGCTGCAAAAGTTCCGGGATAGACTCGTAGAACTGAACGaggaatttgaaaactcATTGTTAGGCAAGAAAATACAACAGGACTTGAGGTTGAAAGATGACACCGTGAGCAAGCTTGTTATGCCCGAAAACAAAGTAAAGGAGATAAATAGTATGTATTCCATGTTCAAGCAATATCAAGATTCACTACCACTGTTGGCGGAGAGGATGAAAAGTCTCAATAAAATGAACAACAGGGTGATCGAGGTGTACGAAACCACGAAAGGGCTGGATTCACAAATAACCAGCATCCAAGAACAAGGAAAAGTTTGGCTAAAGGCTTTAAATGAGCTGGATAAAAAATTCGATGAACAAGAGGTTAAAATTCGCGAAAATATGGAGCAGATCAGGCGTAAAATTGATACCCTCGAAGACGAAGCTCTACAGAGAAATAGCAAATAA
- the GSR1 gene encoding Gsr1p (Putative regulator of 1,3-beta-glucan biosynthesis; interacts with the catalytic (Fks1p and Gsc2p) and regulatory subunits (Rho1p) of 1,3-beta-glucan synthase; has a negative genetic interaction with RHO1; localizes to the cell periphery during early G1, to the bud tip in late G1, to the bud at S/G2, to the periphery of the bud at metaphase and at the bud neck during telophase; periodically expressed during the cell cycle; protein abundance increases in response to DNA replication stress) produces MMHFRKKSSISNTSDHDGANRASDVKISEDDKARLKMRTASVADPILDAVQEAQPFEQAADTFHDNMNRQSYFSNEEGHVLCDVFGQPITQADISNPTRARDERPLDTIRSFEYAVSGDPVWAQQLETPTYGFRVRPDFPVFGAAVTYDANGMPQQVGGASSQMYGEQAVYQPQQHVQTEEKQKKKKKGLFGRMKKK; encoded by the coding sequence ATGATGCATTTTAGAAAGAAATCCAGTATCAGTAACACGAGTGATCATGACGGAGCGAACCGTGCCTCAGATGTCAAGATTTCTGAAGATGACAAGGCAAGATTGAAGATGCGTACTGCTTCCGTTGCTGATCCTATTCTAGACGCTGTGCAGGAAGCCCAACCTTTTGAACAAGCTGCTGATACCTTCCACGACAACATGAACAGACAATCTTATTTTTCCAACGAAGAAGGTCATGTTCTGTGTGATGTTTTCGGTCAACCCATCACACAGGCAGATATATCGAATCCAACTAGGGCAAGAGACGAAAGACCTTTGGACACTATAAGAAGTTTCGAGTATGCTGTCTCCGGAGACCCGGTCTGGGCCCAACAGTTGGAGACTCCAACTTACGGGTTCCGCGTAAGACCTGATTTCCCTGTGTTTGGTGCTGCTGTGACTTACGATGCGAACGGTATGCCACAGCAAGTGGGTGGTGCTTCCAGTCAAATGTATGGTGAACAAGCAGTGTATCAGCCACAACAACACGTACAGACTGaggaaaagcaaaagaagaagaagaagggaTTGTTTGGTagaatgaagaagaaataa
- the LCB1 gene encoding serine C-palmitoyltransferase LCB1 (Component of serine palmitoyltransferase; responsible along with Lcb2p for the first committed step in sphingolipid synthesis, which is the condensation of serine with palmitoyl-CoA to form 3-ketosphinganine), whose translation MAHIPEVLPKSIPIPAFIVTTSSYLWYYFNLVLTQIPGGQFIVSYIKKSHHDDPYRTTVEIGLILYGIIYYLSKPQQKKSLQAQKPNLSPQEIDALIEDWEPEPLVDPSATDEQSWRVAKTPVTMEMPIQNHITITRNNLQEKYTNVFNLASNNFLQLSATEPVKEVVKTTIKNYGVGACGPAGFYGNQDVHYTLEYDLAQFFGTQGSVLYGQDFCAAPSVLPAFTKRGDVIVADDQVSLPVQNALQLSRSTVYYFNHNDMNSLECLLNELTEQEKLEKLPAIPRKFIVTEGIFHNSGDLAPLPELTKLKNKYKFRLFVDETFSIGVLGATGRGLSEHFNMDRATAIDITVGSMATALGSTGGFVLGDSVMCLHQRIGSNAYCFSACLPAYTVTSVSKVLKLMDSNNDAVQTLQKLSKSLHDSFASDDSLRSYVIVTSSPVSAVLHLQLTPAYRSRKFGYTCEQLFETMSALQKKSQTNKFIEPYEEEEKFLQSIVDHALINYNVLITRNTIVLKQETLPIVPSLKICCNAAMSPEELKNACESVKQSILACCQESNK comes from the coding sequence atggCACACATCCCAGAGGTTTTACCCAAATCAATACCGATTCCGGCATTTATTGTTACCACCTCATCGTACCTATGGTACTACTTCAATCTGGTGTTGACTCAAATCCCGGGAGGCCAATTCATCGTTTCGTACATCAAGAAATCGCATCATGACGATCCATACAGGACCACGGTTGAGATAGGGCTTATTTTATACGGGATCATCTATTACTTGTCCAAGCCACAACAGAAAAAGAGTCTTCAAGCACAGAAGCCCAACCTATCGCCCCAGGAGATTGACGCGCTAATTGAGGACTGGGAGCCCGAGCCTCTAGTCGACCCTTCTGCCACCGATGAGCAATCGTGGAGGGTGGCCAAAACACCCGTCACCATGGAAATGCCCATTCAGAACCATATTACTATCACCAGAAACAACCTGCAGGAGAAGTATACCaatgttttcaatttggcCTCGAACAACTTTTTGCAATTGTCCGCTACGGAGCCCGTGAAAGAAGTGGTCAAGACCACTATCAAGAATTACGGTGTGGGCGCCTGTGGTCCCGCCGGGTTCTACGGTAACCAGGACGTTCATTACACGTTGGAATATGATTTAGCACAGTTCTTTGGCACCCAAGGTTCCGTTCTGTACGGGCAAGACTTTTGTGCCGCACCCTCTGTTCTGCCTGCTTTCACAAAGCGTGGTGATGTTATCGTGGCAGACGACCAGGTGTCATTACCAGTGCAAAATGCTCTGCAACTAAGCAGATCCACAGTCTACTACTTCAACCACAACGATATGAATTCGCTAGAATGTTTATTAAACGAGTTGACCGAACAGGAGAAACTTGAGAAACTGCCCGCCattccaagaaaatttatCGTCACTGAGGGTATTTTCCACAACTCGGGCGATTTAGCTCCGTTGCCTGAGTTGACTAAGCTGAAGAACAAGTACAAGTTCAGACTATTTGTTGACGAAACCTTCTCCATTGGTGTTCTTGGCGCTACGGGCCGTGGGTTGTCAGAGCACTTCAACATGGATCGCGCAACTGCCATTGACATTACCGTTGGGTCCATGGCCACCGCGTTGGGGTCCACCGGTGGTTTTGTCCTGGGTGACAGTGTTATGTGTTTGCACCAGCGTATTGGTTCCAATGCATATTGTTTTTCTGCCTGTTTGCCGGCTTACACCGTCACATCCGTCTCCAAAGTCTTGAAATTGATGGACTCCAACAACGACGCCGTCCAGACGCTGCAAAAACTATCCAAATCTTTGCATGATTCCTTTGCATCTGACGACTCCTTGCGTTCATACGTAATCGTCACGTCCTCTCCAGTGTCTGCTGTCCTACATCTGCAACTGACTCCCGCATATAGGTCTCGCAAGTTCGGATACACCTGCGAACAGCTATTCGAAACCATGTCAGCTTTGCAAAAGAAGTCCCAGACAAACAAATTCATTGAGCCATACgaagaggaggaaaaaTTTCTGCAGTCCATAGTAGATCATGCTCTTATTAACTACAACGTTCTCATCACAAGAAACACTATTGTTTTAAAACAGGAGACGCTACCAATTGTCCCTAGCTTGAAAATCTGCTGTAACGCCGCCATGTCCCCAGAGGAACTCAAAAATGCTTGCGAAAGTGTCAAGCAGTCCATCCTTGCCTGTTGCCAAGAATctaataaataa
- the PRC1 gene encoding carboxypeptidase C PRC1 (Vacuolar carboxypeptidase Y (proteinase C, CPY); broad-specificity C-terminal exopeptidase involved in non-specific protein degradation in vacuole; involved, along with functional homolog Prc1p, in vacuolar zymogen activation, breakdown of autophagic body, and autophagosome-dependent protein synthesis; role in phytochelatin synthesis; targeted to vacuole via Vps10p-dependent endosomal vacuolar protein sorting pathway; member of serine carboxypeptidase family; N-glycosylated) gives MKAFTSLLCGLGLSTTLAKAISLQRPLGLDKDVLLQAAEKFGLDLDLDHLLKELDSNVLDAWAQIEHLYPNQVMSLETSTKPKFPEAIKTKKDWDFVVKNDAIENYQLRVNKIKDPKILGIDPNVTQYTGYLDVEDEDKHFFFWTFESRNDPAKDPVILWLNGGPGCSSLTGLFFELGPSSIGPDLKPIGNPYSWNSNATVIFLDQPVNVGFSYSGSSGVSNTVAAGKDVYNFLELFFDQFPEYVNKGQDFHIAGESYAGHYIPVFASEILSHKDRNFNLTSVLIGNGLTDPLTQYNYYEPMACGEGGEPSVLPSEECSAMEDSLERCLGLIESCYDSQSVWSCVPATIYCNNAQLAPYQRTGRNVYDIRKDCEGGNLCYPTLQDIDDYLNQDYVKEAVGAEVDHYESCNFDINRNFLFAGDWMKPYHTAVTDLLNQDLPILVYAGDKDFICNWLGNKAWTDVLPWKYDEEFASQKVRNWTASITDEVAGEVKSYKHFTYLRVFNGGHMVPFDVPENALSMVNEWIHGGFSL, from the coding sequence ATGAAAGCATTCACCAGTTTACTATGTGGACTAGGCCTGTCCACTACACTCGCTAAGGCCATCTCATTGCAAAGACCGTTGGGTCTAGATAAGGACGTTTTGCTGCAAGCTGCGGAAAAATTTGGTTTGGACCTCGACCTGGATCATCTCTTGAAGGAGTTGGACTCCAATGTATTGGACGCTTGGGCCCAAATAGAGCATTTGTACCCAAACCAGGTTATGAGCCTTGAAACTTCCACTAAGCCAAAATTCCCTGAAGCAATCAAAACGAAGAAAGACTGGGACTTTGTGGTCAAGAATGACGCAATTGAAAACTATCAGCTTCGTGTCAACAAGATTAAGGACCCTAAAATCCTGGGCATTGACCCAAATGTCACACAGTACACGGGTTACTTGGATGTGGAAGACGAGGACAAgcatttcttcttttggacTTTTGAAAGTAGAAACGATCCTGCAAAGGATCCGGTCATCCTTTGGTTGAACGGGGGTCCAGGTTGTTCTTCACTAACCGGGCTGTTCTTTGAATTAGGACCCTCATCCATTGGACCTGATTTGAAACCCATCGGGAACCCTTACTCTTGGAACAGCAATGCCACCGTGATCTTCCTTGACCAGCCTGTCAACGTTGGGTTCTCGTATTCCGGGTCCTCAGGTGTTTCCAACACTGTCGCCGCTGGTAAGGATGTCTATAACTTCTTGGAGTTGTTCTTCGATCAGTTCCCTGAATACGTCAACAAGGGCCAAGATTTCCACATCGCTGGGGAATCCTACGCCGGCCATTACATCCCTGTTTTTGCCTCTGAAATTTTGTCTCACAAGGACAGAAACTTCAACTTAACCTCCGTCTTGATCGGAAATGGCCTCACTGACCCATTGACTCAGTATAACTATTACGAACCAATGGCCTGTGGTGAAGGTGGCGAACCATCTGTTTTGCCCTCGGAGGAATGCTCTGCTATGGAAGACTCTTTGGAACGTTGTTTGGGCTTGATCGAGTCGTGCTATGACTCGCAATCCGTCTGGTCCTGTGTTCCAGCTACCATTTATTGTAATAACGCCCAATTGGCTCCTTACCAACGTACCGGCAGAAACGTTTACGATATCAGGAAGGATTGTGAAGGTGGCAATTTGTGCTACCCAACGTTACAAGATATCGACGACTACTTAAACCAGGACTACGTCAAAGAAGCTGTCGGTGCGGAGGTTGACCACTACGAATCCTGTAACTTCGATATCAACAGAAATTTCCTGTTTGCGGGTGATTGGATGAAGCCTTACCACACCGCCGTAACAGATCTTTTGAATCAAGACCTACCCATTCTGGTATATGCAGGCGATAAAGATTTCATCTGTAACTGGTTGGGTAATAAGGCGTGGACGGATGTCTTGCCATGGAAGTACGACGAAGAATTTGCAAGCCAAAAAGTACGTAACTGGACTGCTTCTATCACCGACGAGGTCGCTGGTGAAGTCAAATCCTACAAGCACTTCACCTATTTGAGAGTCTTCAATGGTGGCCACATGGTTCCATTTGACGTCCCTGAAAACGCCTTAAGTATGGTTAACGAATGGATCCACGGTGGTTTCTCCTTATAA
- the LIP1 gene encoding sphingosine N-acyltransferase subunit LIP1 (Ceramide synthase subunit; single-span ER membrane protein associated with Lag1p and Lac1p and required for ceramide synthase activity, null mutant grows extremely slowly and is defective in ceramide synthesis), which produces MSQPTPIITTKSAAKPKPKIFNLFRVCFISLLLIAAVEYFKYGTRINYEWFHCTPIKEPQSGSVIKLWARGGPSCDKRGEYKTIVKRITRDYEPNDEHLSFCIIENDNVPPVHYPIHEDKGEPGYVAYVGYDTDSELVQELCADSTIYHM; this is translated from the coding sequence ATGTCTCAACCCACTCCCATCATAACTACAAAATCAGCTGCTAAGCcaaaaccaaaaatttttaatttattcCGCGTTTGCTTCATTTCATTATTGCTGATCGCTGCGGTTGAATACTTCAAGTATGGTACAAGAATTAACTATGAATGGTTCCATTGTACCCCAATCAAAGAACCCCAGTCTGGCTCAGTAATCAAGCTTTGGGCACGTGGTGGGCCAAGTTGTGACAAAAGAGGCGAATATAAAACTATAGTAAAGAGAATCACTAGAGATTATGAACCAAATGATGAACATCTCTCGTTCTGTATCATCGAGAATGATAATGTTCCACCCGTCCACTACCCAATTCACGAAGATAAAGGTGAACCTGGCTACGTAGCTTATGTCGGGTACGACACAGACTCTGAGCTGGTTCAAGAACTATGTGCTGATTCCACAATTTATCACATGTga
- the DYN3 gene encoding dynein light intermediate chain (Dynein light intermediate chain (LIC); localizes with dynein, null mutant is defective in nuclear migration) produces MDNCNAWDKLLSQNESTINSTETATITAIIYSPSSKTLHQFINICFPEGSNSILDTTLINYATIGWTNDLKENYSVDVYTLIRNTDDALDLLKPFLQEHSSKVRWLILLDWTLNDQKLWLNELSYAFNKIKQLNDDNEFSVWCLNSGEILNLQRHTTVWQSVHIDFILQTLRSFCYFNDSSLFYICEDHTEEKREEAQRLKYQELLKHFCEDRDMKDHIEMVKRSEILIPKGCDSIGLIKTVDERFEPTEVKEQHFLARYMDFIPTIDKIREDRKTTSGIDLDKLYPLEVFKVNIQEELGKMFAKYRENSRI; encoded by the coding sequence ATGGATAATTGTAATGCCTGGGACAAATTATTGTCTCAGAATGAATCCACAATCAACAGCACAGAGACTGCTACGATAACAGCAATCATATATTCCCCATCAAGTAAAACACTGCATCAATTTATAAATATCTGTTTTCCAGAGGGAAGCAATTCAATACTGGATACCACTTTGATTAATTACGCCACCATAGGATGGACCAACGACttaaaggaaaattatTCTGTCGATGTTTACACGCTAATAAGAAACACTGACGATGCACTAGATCTTCTAAAGCCGTTTTTACAAGAACATAGTTCGAAGGTTCGCTGGCTCATATTATTAGATTGGACACTGAACGACCAAAAGTTGTGGCTGAATGAACTATCCTACgcattcaataaaattaaGCAACTGAATGACGATAATGAATTTTCTGTATGGTGCTTAAACAGTGGCGAAATATTAAACTTACAAAGACACACTACAGTATGGCAGTCAGTACATATTGACTTCATTTTGCAAACGTTAAGATCGTTTTGCTATTTTAATGATAGCTCACTATTCTATATATGCGAAGACCATACCGAAGAGAAACGAGAGGAAGCACAAAGGCTTAAATACCAAGAGCTTCTAAAGCATTTTTGTGAAGATAGAGATATGAAAGATCATATTGAAATGGTCAAACGCAGTGAGATATTAATACCGAAGGGGTGCGATTCTATTGGATTGATAAAAACAGTAGACGAAAGATTTGAGCCTACTGAGGTGAAAGAGCAACACTTTTTGGCCCGATATATGGACTTTATACCAAcaattgataaaatcaGAGAAGATAGGAAAACAACCTCTGGTATCGACCTTGATAAACTATATCCTTTAgaagttttcaaagttAATATTCAAGAGGAATTAGGCAAAATGTTCGCAAAATATAGGGAAAAttcgaggatttag